CCCCGCAACCTCATCATGAAGACAGGAAAACCCCAATTGATTAACATCCTCGCGACGATATATCATCTCTCTTCCTCCAATTCACCACCATATTAATCGCTCCATCAATGCCAATCAACCAAAACTTATGGGACAGCCTCCGTGGGTCGCCCCTACGAGTTCTGTCGGGCCGTAAAGAAGCGGGGCGAAACGTCGGTCGACCGCCAAAAAGAAAGCGGCAGACGAGGACCCGCCCCTGCGGGCCGGGCACATAATGACAGAAGGCGCATTGTCAAGACCCCAAGGGGTCATTGACCTACAATTTCGTGCCAAAACCGCACGACTTCGTCGGGGGATTTTGCCCTACGGAACTAATTAGTTAAGTGTCGAAACCGCCCGCCACTGGCGGGTTTCGGCCTATCTGGCTCGATTAAAAGACTCTGTTATTTCCTTTAATAACCACATACCGCGATTGTAAAAGCAATCGAGAGGACATCGTATTTGTCGCGGGTGTGCTGAAGGCGATTCTCTTTATTGTAGTGAGATCCTGCATGAGTTACATGCCCCCACATGCAATGGATCTCCAGACTGAGATGACTTTTCACTTCCCAGCCGAGTCCGCCGACTATCGTCAAAACGACATCCATATTCCGAGGCGGTTTGGGGACAATCTCATCTTTGTAAGGGAATGAACAGCCCGAAACCCCCGCGCCCAGGTCTGCAAACAGCGAAGGCGCCTCCGGTTTGAAGTACTGCCTCAGGCCAAAACCAAATGGCATTATATGTTGTTCCGACCAGATTGCGATGAGAGGCAGAGCTATGGGCGCAATTATCAAATGAATGGCGGCTTTATCCGTTCCCTGCCCAATATCATCAAGTAGATTCCCCCAACGCTCGATGATTTTGGGAATATATACGCACTGTCGCCACACATAATATAGCTGGAGCTTGTCCGACGGAGCATATCCGATCCGCAAGTCATAAATCACCGTGGAGGGGTTTCCGCGACCGGAGGAAATTTCATTCGACGATGAATATCTGGTAATACCGAATCCAATTCCGGCTCCGATTATAAAACCCTGACGTTTTCCGTCGAACGTCTCCGCGGTAGTGTTTGCCGCAAATAGCAGATAGAGCAGGACAAGTATTGCTTTGAAAAGGAATCTGCTCTTACCCATAAATTCCTCCCTTAAATCTGATATTTCTTGCCGTTCAGATTCCGATGCAGCACAAAGGAAGTGACGCCTATGACAATGATAACTAATTATTCTTCCGGAAGTCAAGAAGGAATTAAAAGAAAAGATGTATGGGGAAAATATTCAGAGTTGTGTCGGTTCTTGCACCAGATTCATCGAGCGTGTGAGCCGACACATTTCCATATGCGGGCGTAGGCCCGGTCACATTCCCCCCGGTTTCACCGAGGGAAACAAGGCCCGGCATAACAATCAAAGACGGCAAAACCGCACGACTTCGTCGTGGATTTTGCCCTACAAGAATTTTGAGCTGGGGCCGATGAGGACATCGGCCGCCCACATAGTCGGGAGGTTAGTCTTTGGCTTCCTGCCAGAAAGATTCGAGTTCATCGAGAGTGAAATCGCCGAATTTCCGCCCTGATTCTTTCACTTTCAATTCAATATACTCGAACCGTCGGGTAAATTTGGCCAACGTCTTATTGAGCGCTTGCTCCGGGTTGATCTCCATCTTCCGCGCCAGCGAGGCGGTGACAAAAAGAAGGTCGCCGATTTCTTCCTCCAGATGCGCCTTATCCCCCGATTCGATCGCGGCCTCAATCTCGCCGATCTCTTCCTTGACTTTGAGCATAACCTCGGCCGGATCTTTCCAGTCAAAACCGACACCGCCCGCTTTCTCGCCGAACCGGAACGCCTTAATAAGAGCCGGCGCCGACCGGGGAATGCCGGAAATGACCGATTCTTTCTCGCCCGATTCGATCTTTATCTTCTCCCACTGGTCGCGCACCTCCTGCGGCTTGAGGTCTTTTTTCTCACCAAAAACATGGGGATGGCGGTTGATCAGTTTCCGGCTGATATCCTCGATCGAATCATCGATGTCGAATTTGCCGGCCTCCTCGGCTATCCGGCAATGGAAAACAATCTGGCAGAGCAGATCGCCCAGTTCCTCGCGGAGTTCATCATAATCCTCATTTTCGACCGCCTCGACGACCTCGTACGATTCCTCTATCAGATACGGCAGAAGCGACTTATGGGTCTGTTTGCGATCCCAGGAACAGCCGCCGGGGGCGCGCAGGACGGCAATAATCTCGCGCAAGCGGTCAAACGGCTCTTTATTATCATTCATCTTCGTTTATTCCTTTTTTGTTTGGCTTTTATGACGATATTATTGAGAAAATACGGCGAACCGGCCGTTTAATAAAGCAAATTCTCCTGACCCGGCATTAGCTTGACAAACCGGATTCTGGATGATATAATCGGTCTTTTGAAAGAAGGATATGAAAGAGAATAAAGAAGATAAGCCGAAAGCGGCGCCGTACGACCCCAAAACGGTCGAGGACAAGTTATATAAGCGCTGGTTGGAGGCCGGATATTTTAGGGGCGAAATAAACCGATCGAAAGAGCCTTACTCGATCGTGATTCCGCCGCCGAATGTCACCGATATTCTGCACCTCGGGCACGGGCTCAATAATACGATTCAGGATATTTTGATCCGGCAGAAGAGAATGTCCGGTTATGAGGCCGAATGGCTTCCGGGCGCCGACCATGCCGGTATCGCCACCCAGGTGGTGGTGGAAAAGCAACTGGCCAAAGAGGGAACCACAAGGCGCGAGTTGGGAC
This is a stretch of genomic DNA from Candidatus Zixiibacteriota bacterium. It encodes these proteins:
- the mazG gene encoding nucleoside triphosphate pyrophosphohydrolase; this translates as MNDNKEPFDRLREIIAVLRAPGGCSWDRKQTHKSLLPYLIEESYEVVEAVENEDYDELREELGDLLCQIVFHCRIAEEAGKFDIDDSIEDISRKLINRHPHVFGEKKDLKPQEVRDQWEKIKIESGEKESVISGIPRSAPALIKAFRFGEKAGGVGFDWKDPAEVMLKVKEEIGEIEAAIESGDKAHLEEEIGDLLFVTASLARKMEINPEQALNKTLAKFTRRFEYIELKVKESGRKFGDFTLDELESFWQEAKD